Below is a genomic region from Helianthus annuus cultivar XRQ/B chromosome 2, HanXRQr2.0-SUNRISE, whole genome shotgun sequence.
AGTGCATATACGTGTGCAACAAAGTATCTCTCGTCTCTCATTATTACATTTCTAGTGAACTAAACTACTTGGTTGCTTATTTTGGAGGGATAGTGTAAAAGGGAGAGGCACTAGAAACCTTCGGAAAGAGTTCTGGTCGGACTTAGGAGGCCTCTTAAGAAATGGCACACTTTGGAATAAAGACTTGGGGCTCTATTTATAGGTTGGTTGGGTGCAGGGGAGCACGTGCATGCCTGGGGTAGCACGGTGATGTGCCCTTAGTTATACATATTTTTAGTGCATAGTTACCCCCTAATTCTAAGTACTTTTCTGACCTTATAGTTGGAAATGCTACCTAAATGGTTCATATATGACAAATATAGGTTTCTAAGGTCTTGGGACGAAAGAAGTAAAAAACGAGCATAAACGAGTTGATATAAATTCGCATTTCAACGTAAATTTTTTCTGAAACGAGTTGGGGAAAAGATAATGTGTTTTcatacttatttttatgtacaaTTTCAGTCAGTCTATGTTTTGACATTTTAATTTATGTGTTGGTATAAATTCATCACGTTTGAACGTAAACGATAGAAATTCACGTATTGAAATATTTTTTTCTCGGAAACGAGTTCGGTTAAACATAATacattttcatgcttatttttgcGTACATTTTCGGTTGGTATATGTTTTAAAGTAAACCGTGTTCAGAAACCAACCAGGACAAATATAATACCTTTTCATTCGATGATATACATTCGAGTTATTGTACATTTTGATACCCTAAGTCTTGATGCAAAGGCAATGGTGTTGTAGGGGTTAGGTGAAAACCTCACTAAACGAACTGACTTGAGTTCGATTACATTTCTTTTGTAGCCGTAATGCTTGGATCAGATACGATGAAACACacattttcatatggttaacacatctATAAACAAATAAGACGTCGTCGCTGCAACACGCGATGTGTAGCAACAATCTAGTTTTATATATGAAGAAAAGGGATTTTTGTCTATATAGATTGTACTAGGTtatcaacccatgtaataaacgggTTGAACAGTTCAAATGATAATAGTTATAACTCTATTAATAAAAGAAATATAAATGAGTAACCATGTAAGAATGCAAATTGGATAGATAAACTAGCACAAAGTGATTGATTAGCTTACAAGATGGAAGTTTGAGATAAACACTACAATCGGACAACATAACCTTTAGATAATAATTCTAGATTGGTATACTGAAAGAGGAGATCAACAACACACAACAAAGGAACCTTATATATAGGGAACTCCCATTCACTGGATCTAACCTTGCAAATACTAGCCCATTCGCCAAAACAAACTAGCGAATGGCACATTCGCTAGACACATCTAACGAATGGCAACGGGTTATTTCGTTTAACAACCTACAATCACAtattcagaaaatgtttgaatcCAGTTTATTTGTACAGCTTAGGACACACTaatatgcactaacaaactctAAATATAAGAATGCTTAAAACTTACTCTTACATCATAGAGTAACCCCAAGTGTTCGATACCCATAACCCTTAATGTAAAATGCTAAAACCACACGGTGTGGGCATGAAAACCAGCGTGGTTTCCTCTCCACACTCTGCACACTGGCCCGCCAACGGCGTGGAGGGCGTCGTGGGGCTTGAGGCGGTAAGTTTTCCACTAGCGTGGAGGTGTTATGTGGGTTGACGTGGCACATTTTTAGTGGGCGTgggtgtcacaccctcaaattccacatgCGGGGTTTTACCGCGAGGCGTGCGACTGACCAGAATCTatccactaatcatgttgaaccaaTCATTTAAGTTgtaaaatcatcacaatcaacacGATTAGTGATCAgtgtttaaaagtccaaaatacAGTTTAAGTGAGCAGCGGAAAATAAAGTAAACCCATCATAAACTTaaaaccacaagtttattaaTTATACAAAGTTTAAGGCTTTACGAGCCACTCACTCCGGTTGATTGCAACGTCCGTCCATAACTGTACCTAACAACCTGCAAAACATGCACTAAGGTGTCAaaataaagttggcgagttcacagtttttcAGTGTTGTTTCAAAATCAGGTTATTAAATTACTTAGTTTATAAGACATGTCATGGGGAGCCACCCCATCCTTAGCTACTAAACTGTGTGGTACCGAAACTTGACCGTTTAAGTTGTTTGTGCCCcatgtcaatgtctatcatcaatGACCAGTTGTCCACGGCAAAAGTTCACTCCTGTTCTCCTCGacatggtgtgaggtttgtcaaacctaatagcgctgtCAACTAATACCCATCGCCAGGCCCGACGATTAATCGGTATAATGTGTGGGGACTTTCAGATAGAGTTTGTTTAGTCCGCTAAAAACATGAAGTATTTAACAGTGTTTCTAACCAGGAATACTAGGCAATCCCAATCCATGGAAAGTGTAGTCCACCTCCAGTGGATAGTTTGTTCAGTAACTCCAATCTAGAAACGCCCGTGTAGCCCCAAACTAGGGGTACTGTATGTATTTCCCAAACCAGGGAAATAAGTGTGTTGTCCCAAACTAGGGAAGCATGCTTTTAgaaaaagttgtgaactcaccttagattagctcGGCAGATTAAGTTATGCAAGCTAgtatggtcaaccacgtcctattattGTTACCAAGAGTATTAGGGGCCGTGCACGTAATTCACGTAAatcctacacgtatctagcaATTAACATGCGTACAAGTTGTCACATCATATTACCGAGTAGTTTTCAAGTATATGTTCATAATATACACTACGACATGTCATTCATCAGTTATACAACCATTAGGCATATGCGGACACTAAAAGTAGCAAATTCAACACTTTATAAACTCATTAGCATGCATAACTCAATTCACTGAAAATAGGCTGTTTTGGGATGTCCGTTTACCGTACTTACGAGATTGCAAAAATTACGTCCTTTTTGTGTGACATGCCCCTCGGAGGGGTTGGTCTTGTGTTAAAATTTTGGAGTCCAACTCTAtaccaaaaatttataaaaaatcatttactaAGCAGCAATCAGATTCTTCATTTTCTGACTGCAGTTCaaggaaaaattcatttaaaaatgGTTAttcgattgacgaaattccagttggaggttCGCACAAACACCAAAGACCATCAACAGTATAACAGTATAAAGTGTATGGTCTAACTCTAAGTATTCATCAAGTTGTGACATAAAACGTAACATGTAAAATCGGCAGAAAAACATAGCTTTAATTGCTGAaacaaaataattatttaaaatagCAAACAACGTCCAAAAATCATGATTCCTGCGCCATTAGAAGCGTATTTCGATATATCACGTTATAGACTCTAGAAAATCCAGTTTCGTCAGGTTATGACCCGGTTACAGCTGATTATAGTCGGTTGTAACTGTCGATCAGATTCTGATTTCGCTTCCCAAACCCGCAACTGATTATTTAACAAACCCGCGACCCATAAGTATTAATCCCGGAAGGTTACAAGTCATTTATATCAGAGTTAACATGTTCAACATCAAGAATTTAACCCTAAtccatttatatatatatatatatatatgtatatatataggggaccgctaaaatgaaaaccactcccagttgtaagaaccgcgagaaccagttcctaaccattagatcaaaaatatggatggatgagattaaaagtaactaaaatgaatattaaatacattttgtcttattatatctttaatattttaatccaaaagggtacTTTAGTAAAAatactctattttgtctttttatctttattattttttattacttttttgttttattatattactttttatttcttaaaaagaatttttttattaacagaatttttaaattcaaatttttttaacaagGCAATTTTTTTTGCGCACCGGTTTTTGCACGTCGGGCTTTTtaaagcgtcgtttttttaacgcgtcgtttttacACCGGGCTTTTTCAAGCGTCATTTTCTTAACGCGGCGTTTTTTCAAGCatcgttttttacacgttttttttaacgcgccgttttttaaacCTTTTTTACACGCcatttttacacgttttttacacGTCGTTTTAAGGCGCCgcttttttaacgcgccgttttttacactttttacgttttacgttaaactttttaaactttttacgtcttacgttaaactttttacgttttacgttaaaatttttacgttttacgtaaaacgtaaacgtAAAAtcgttttacgatttacgtttttacgttttacgttaaaaagtttacggttttagAGTTCTCAACCAATTGAAGAAGCATCATGGATAGATACAATACAAGCTAAGTTATCTTATGGATGACATATTGACATGCACTATCTTGTAGATATCTAGTCACTAAGATCCACAACCCTTAAAGACAAGAAAAAAAGATAATCTAGAAAAGCAAGATCCCTCAAAATGGATACATATGTTGTGACCTTTACCCATAATATGATGCCACTTTCAACTATTGTAGCACAGAAGTTTCCGTCTTTGGTTCAATGATTAAGATTGTAGTACTACTAATGAAATGTCTAAAGTGCCCTTTCTTTTATACCAGGACCAGTTTATTGACCCGGAACCGACTGAGCCTCGAAACCCAATCCACCCGAAACTAATCCGAATGCCAAAAATACCCATCACCATTAGCGATGCCGTCGGCACATCGTCGCCGACCGATTGCCGGCAGACTTCGCTGCCACCACGTCTACCGCCGTCAACACCCCATACATCATCGGCCACCACCAAGTTCCACCTGAAACCACCACCCACTGGCCGAAGCATCATCAGatcttaaaaaaaaatcaaaagaaaagaagagTTATGAGGAGTTATCGGAAAAAAAAGGAACCGTCGGAGGATTATCACCACCGTcagcaacatcatcatcatcagacataCGAAGAAGGGGGTGTTCGCCAGAGAAATGAATGGCCTGTAAACGTGTCGTTGTTCTCCGCCGTCTCCCTCTCTTTCCGAACTACCTCTCTCTCTTCTTATATACTGTGTGCCGCCGTACGCCACCACCGAACCAGGTAAGGCCCCAGCAACCGCACCACCACTAGACTCTGAGCCTCTAACCAACGAACCATTGCGCCCTAAATTTAAAAGAGAAGACAAATCAACAAGTTAATACACAATTACTGATAATATGAGCATACTATTTAAATAAAGTTCAGATATACCTTGATCGGGCACAAGTTGAACCTGTGCGTTCTTTAATAAAGCTGAACTCGATCCAGCCTTTTTCTTTTTGAAATATCCGAAATAAAAGCATCCTGCAAGTAACAGCAGTACAGCTCCGCCGGTCTTGTTGCCGGAGAAGGATGGGGTCGCCGGATTAGGAGGGGGATCGCCGGAGTAGTAGGGTTCGCCGGAGAAGGAGGGTGTGGGTTTCATCAGTGAAGATGATGAAGACTTATGAGTGagggtgtgggtttcaaaatgaGGAGATAGACAAAGATGAACTTAAATGAATCTGACATATCTAATAGTTTTAAATGTGGAGAGAGGTAGGAATTTcacatttggggtaaatgaccaaattatCCTTTTGGGTGGCataatatgattggtggagagtggttctcgcggttcttacaactgggggtggtttctattttagcggctccctatatatatatatatatatagggagaagatcatgcgagaaccacctattattgcgagaac
It encodes:
- the LOC110903975 gene encoding uncharacterized protein LOC110903975, producing MKPTPSFSGEPYYSGDPPPNPATPSFSGNKTGGAVLLLLAGCFYFGYFKKKKAGSSSALLKNAQVQLVPDQGRNGSLVRGSESSGGAVAGALPGSVVAYGGTQYIRRERGSSEREGDGGEQRHVYRPFISLANTPFFVCLMMMMLLTVVIILRRFLFFPITPHNSSFLLIFF